A genomic stretch from Ovis canadensis isolate MfBH-ARS-UI-01 breed Bighorn chromosome 5, ARS-UI_OviCan_v2, whole genome shotgun sequence includes:
- the LOC138441205 gene encoding olfactory receptor 2L8-like gives MEEENETLTTDFILSGLFPNMKYVSILIYIIILIYLAAVTGNFFLLLLIWMDLSLHTPMYFLLSQLSLIDLALISSTVPKMMVNFFSGRKDITRAACGTQVFFFFTLGGAECILLTLMAYDRYVAICNPLRYAVIINHGVCLQMVIVSWTGGILASTAHTFYTMSLPICRSREIHHFFCEMPAIMKISCKDTSIYEVVVFVMGICFIIIPFGFIMASYMLIFHTVLHMKSPQGRNKALAICFSHLTVVSFYLGPCIYMYMTPGSSHTPDQEQAVSVFCTVLTPMLNPFIYSLRNKDVLGAFQKVLRKHPVFKWTTYISRWKTVI, from the coding sequence atggaagaagaaaatgagacattAACAACAGATTTTATTCTCTCAGGACTCTTTCCCAATATGAAATATGTCAGTATTCTTATCTACATTATCATCTTAATTTATCTTGCCGCAGTAACTGGAAACTTCTTCCTGCTCCTCCTGATATGGATGGACTTGAGTCTCCACACTCCAATGTACTTTCTGCTTAGCCAGCTTTCTCTCATAGACCTGGCCCTCATCAGCAGCACTGTTCCAAAGATGATGGTAAACTTTTTCTCTGGAAGGAAAGACATCACTCGGGCAGCCTGTGGAACccaggtatttttcttttttactcttgGGGGTGCTGAATGTATCCTCTTGACTCTCATGGCCTATGACCGATATGTGGCTATCTGTAACCCCTTGAGATATGCAGTCATTATAAACCATGGGGTCTGTCTGCAAATGGTCATAGTGTCTTGGACAGGGGGAATTTTAGCTTCCACAGCCCACACATTCTATACTATGAGCCTGCCTATCTGTCGCTCCAGAGAAATCCACCATTTCTTCTGTGAGATGCCAGCAATCATGAAGATCTCTTGCAAAGACACTTCCATCTATGAAGTGGTGGTCTTCGTGATGGGCATTTGTTTCATCATCATCCCTTTTGGATTTATTATGGCTTCCTACATGCTCATCTTCCACACTGTCCTTCATATGAAATCCCCCCAAGGCAGGAACAAAGCGTTGGCCATCTGCTTCTCCCATCTTACAGTGGTAAGCTTTTATCTAGGACCATGTATTTATATGTACATGACACCTGGTTCTTCTCATACCCCTGATCAGGAGCAGGCTGTGTCTGTATTTTGCACTGTGCTCACACCAATGCTCAATCCATTCATCTATAGCTTGAGAAACAAAGATGTTTTGGGGGCTTTTCAGAAGGTCCTGAGGAAGCATCCAGTCTTCAAATGGACCACATACATATCAAGGTGGAAAACAGTTATCTAG